The following proteins are encoded in a genomic region of Oryza brachyantha chromosome 11, ObraRS2, whole genome shotgun sequence:
- the LOC102721032 gene encoding gem-associated protein 2-like yields the protein MADASAVTRTRYTRGELEALRAAPSEEAQARVWAGVCAALAAAGFSGEYDALADAEGASTRKAGRKGKKATGGGWRQHDAAAPLLETDEIGGWRSGDSGLRYEQYGDEPRSVLQGIEEPFDQGGNMEYEDNDSDDDYDGILKPAFAVDGEPDFESGDPVDGFEYLRRVRWEANQIPRVKVAKIDLSTPRNEQTTYMPEIPDIPKCSPDLSASKHWEDTFITYFSETRLAFSELDSSDGPSVSGGMKNSLKLNNKSEPQTDPTLTMIRNMDAVSRAATLRNYIYMIQSLDKLSRNDCLWLFALCVAVDTPLDAETCASLRSLLRKCANILATKSVMDDEVAMLNILIAIAGRFFGQYDNH from the exons ATGGCGGACGCCAGCGCCGTGACGCGGACGAGGTACACGCGGGGCGAGCTCGAGGCGCTGAGGGCCGCCCCGTCGGAGGAGGCGCAGGCGAGGGTTTGGGCCGGGGTgtgcgccgccctcgccgccgccggcttctcCGGGGAGTACGACGCGCTGGCGGACGCCGAGGGTGCGTCTACTAGGAAGGcggggaggaaggggaagaaggCCACCGGGGGCGGGTGGAGGCAGCACGACGCGGCGGCCCCGCTCCTGG AAACGGATGAGATCGGTGGCTGGAGGAGTGGGGATTCAGGGCTCCGCTATGAGCAATACGGGGATGAGCCTCGTTCTGTGCTTCAGGGGATTGAGGAGCCGTTTGATCAGGGTGGGAATATGGAGTACGAAGACAATGACAGCGACGATGATTATGATGGCATTTTGAAGCCTGCCTTTGCGGTTGATGGGGAACCTGATTTCGAGTCGGGTGATCCGGTCGATGGATTCGAGTACCTTCGGCGTGTCAG ATGGGAAGCTAACCAAATTCCTAGAGTGAAGGTGGCGAAGATAGATTTGAGTACACCTAGAAATGAACAGACAACTTACATGCCTGAAATTCCTGATATACCAAAGTGCTCTCCTGATTTGTCTGCGTCAAAGCACTGGGAAGATACatttattacatatttttctgaGACAAGACTG GCATTTTCAGAGCTTGATAGCTCAGACGGACCATCGGTTTCTGGTGGAATGAAGAACTCATTGAAACTGAACAACAAATCTGAGCCACAGACTGACCCAACACTGACCATGATTCGCAACATGGATGCTGTTTCAAGAGCTGCAACGCTACGGAACTACATCTATATGATTCAAAGCTTGGATAAACTATCAAGGAATGACTGCCTGTGGCTGTTTGCGCTGTGTGTTGCGGTGGACACTCCCTTGGATGCAGAGACATGTGCTTCTCTGAGGTCTCTGCTGCGCAAGTGCGCAAACATCCTCGCCACCAAGTCGGTGATGGACGATGAAGTTGCCATGCTGAACATTCTGATCGCAATCGCAGGAAGGTTCTTTGGACAGTATGACAATCATTAG